A genomic window from Flavobacterium hankyongi includes:
- a CDS encoding chalcone isomerase family protein — protein MKNALLSLFILLFGIQSFTASAQTQFEQDGVVVPRTISFENKTLELNGYGTRSKMFVDVYVQALYLSRLSQDPKDILESDSEMAIRIQITSSLVSSRKLTRNMEIGFEKSAGDNINELRPRIEELKKYLSDEIVEKDVFNLIYNPTDTSVHIFKNDKFKGKIQGTDFKKALFGIWLSDKPVDDKLKNELLGKAN, from the coding sequence ATGAAAAATGCCCTTTTATCTTTGTTTATCCTACTATTTGGGATTCAATCATTTACGGCTTCTGCTCAAACTCAATTTGAACAAGATGGAGTTGTTGTTCCAAGAACAATTTCTTTCGAAAATAAAACTTTAGAGCTAAATGGATACGGAACTCGTTCAAAGATGTTTGTTGATGTTTACGTTCAAGCTTTATATTTATCTAGACTTTCTCAAGATCCTAAAGATATTTTAGAAAGTGATTCTGAAATGGCAATCCGTATTCAAATAACTTCTTCGTTAGTTTCTTCAAGAAAATTGACAAGAAATATGGAGATTGGCTTTGAGAAATCGGCAGGTGATAACATAAACGAATTAAGACCTAGAATTGAAGAGTTAAAGAAATATTTAAGTGATGAGATTGTAGAAAAAGACGTTTTCAACTTAATTTATAATCCTACAGATACTTCAGTTCATATTTTTAAAAATGACAAATTCAAAGGAAAAATCCAAGGAACAGACTTCAAAAAAGCATTATTTGGAATTTGGTTGTCTGATAAACCAGTTGATGATAAATTAAAAAATGAATTATTAGGAAAAGCGAACTAA
- a CDS encoding energy transducer TonB: protein MKTLELSAEEKRKSLLLTVVIYVLFLLILFFIRFWPPANAKDLAMLAGGGGGGGVTINFGNSDFGSGKDFQNEELNVKSIAKPTPAQSEPEEDIISSESSTDENTAVIPKKVNPVKTEKPKVKIDPKPVVETKPKVSKNTNDALSSILSGSKKGGDGDDSRSGNKGKANGSLGSNDYYGSGGSGGGTGGGNGTGNGTGTGSGSGSGSGGGSGSGNGGGIGYSLGNRKALSKPRPNYTCNEEGNVAVQVTVDKNGNTIEAVPGVKGTTNTASCLLQQAKIAAMNTKWQASDDAPDRQVGKIIYNFSLN, encoded by the coding sequence ATGAAGACTTTAGAATTATCAGCAGAAGAAAAACGTAAATCATTACTCTTAACGGTTGTGATTTATGTGCTTTTTCTGCTGATTTTATTTTTTATACGTTTTTGGCCTCCCGCTAATGCTAAGGATTTAGCGATGCTAGCTGGTGGAGGCGGTGGAGGCGGAGTAACCATTAATTTTGGTAACAGTGATTTTGGTTCTGGAAAAGATTTTCAAAATGAAGAACTGAATGTAAAAAGCATTGCAAAACCAACACCAGCACAATCTGAACCAGAAGAAGATATTATTTCTAGTGAAAGTAGTACTGATGAAAATACAGCGGTTATTCCTAAAAAAGTAAATCCTGTAAAAACCGAAAAGCCAAAGGTTAAAATTGATCCAAAACCTGTTGTCGAAACAAAGCCTAAAGTGTCTAAAAATACTAATGATGCCTTATCAAGTATTTTGAGTGGTTCCAAAAAAGGTGGAGATGGTGATGATTCGCGCTCTGGAAATAAAGGTAAAGCTAACGGAAGTTTAGGTTCTAACGATTATTACGGTAGTGGTGGCTCTGGTGGAGGAACCGGAGGCGGTAATGGTACTGGCAACGGAACAGGAACGGGAAGCGGTTCCGGATCTGGTTCAGGCGGAGGTTCTGGAAGCGGAAACGGCGGCGGAATTGGATATTCTCTAGGGAATAGAAAAGCCTTGTCTAAGCCGAGACCTAATTATACTTGTAATGAAGAAGGAAATGTGGCTGTCCAAGTTACTGTAGATAAAAACGGAAATACTATTGAGGCTGTTCCTGGTGTAAAAGGAACTACAAATACAGCGTCATGCTTGTTGCAGCAAGCCAAAATAGCTGCAATGAATACTAAATGGCAAGCCAGTGACGATGCACCCGATAGGCAAGTGGGTAAGATTATTTACAACTTTAGTTTGAATTAA
- a CDS encoding efflux RND transporter periplasmic adaptor subunit encodes MKHLIIITLSALALTSCKKEVEKGEIKETFVLSDKMLETTKTSVVSMQPLKNELTYYGKITTDNNKTIEVFPVVGGSVSKVYVELGDYVKKGQLLATIRSTEVADFEKQLEDAKNDVVVAKNNLKVAQELFEGKLNAERDVFEAKSNLDKAKSQLYRIQETYKIYNIRQGAIYEVRSPLNGFVIEKKINQDMLLRNDRSDNIFDIAEINDVWAIANVNESDINQVKEGENAAITTLSYPDKVFNGKVDKIFNIIDPETKAMKVLIKLPNPGYILKPEMRANIKLSYTENNNKMLAIPSDAVIFDKSKNFVMVYKDRNNIETRPIEIFRQVGNITYVSSGLSNGEKVMTHNQLLVYDALND; translated from the coding sequence ATGAAACATTTAATTATCATAACCTTGTCAGCCTTAGCTTTAACTTCTTGCAAAAAGGAAGTTGAAAAAGGAGAAATAAAAGAAACTTTTGTTTTAAGTGACAAAATGTTAGAAACAACAAAAACTTCTGTTGTTTCCATGCAACCGTTAAAAAATGAATTAACGTATTATGGAAAAATCACTACTGATAATAATAAAACTATTGAAGTATTTCCTGTTGTAGGAGGTAGTGTTTCAAAAGTGTATGTCGAGTTAGGCGATTATGTAAAAAAAGGTCAATTGTTAGCTACGATAAGAAGTACTGAAGTTGCAGATTTCGAAAAGCAATTGGAAGATGCTAAAAATGACGTTGTTGTTGCTAAAAATAATTTAAAAGTTGCACAAGAACTTTTTGAAGGAAAATTAAATGCTGAGCGTGATGTTTTTGAAGCTAAAAGTAATCTTGATAAGGCTAAGTCTCAGCTGTATCGTATTCAGGAAACCTATAAAATTTACAACATCAGACAAGGAGCCATTTATGAAGTGCGTTCGCCTTTAAACGGATTCGTAATCGAGAAAAAAATAAATCAAGATATGTTACTTCGTAATGACAGAAGTGATAACATTTTTGATATTGCTGAAATCAATGATGTTTGGGCTATTGCGAATGTTAATGAAAGTGATATTAATCAGGTTAAAGAGGGTGAAAACGCAGCAATTACAACATTGAGTTATCCTGATAAAGTTTTTAATGGAAAAGTTGATAAAATTTTTAATATCATTGATCCAGAGACTAAAGCTATGAAGGTCTTAATAAAACTTCCTAATCCAGGTTACATTCTAAAGCCCGAAATGCGTGCTAACATAAAATTATCCTACACAGAAAATAATAATAAAATGTTGGCTATTCCTTCTGATGCTGTAATATTTGATAAGAGCAAGAATTTTGTCATGGTATATAAAGACAGGAATAACATTGAGACAAGACCTATTGAAATTTTCCGTCAGGTAGGCAATATTACTTATGTGTCTAGCGGTTTGAGTAATGGAGAAAAAGTAATGACTCACAATCAACTATTGGTTTATGATGCCTTAAATGATTAA
- a CDS encoding TolC family protein has protein sequence MTLKDCDDALQKNNLILIAQQYGIDASKAAIIQARIWDQPYVSGEINLLNPDANKTFVIGKNGQKAVAIQQLIYLGGKKRNEVDLAKSNAQLAELQFEQLLNDLKYNLRQSFYSIYFDQKKIESIASQTTQIETLLKSYEIQAEKGNIPLKDVVRLQSLLLNLKNDKIAIAKDISQQRQNLALLTGNSEIITPTVNEFEVIQKFNEPKYDEEGLFKLAQEKSPDYLLAVKQVENQETAIKLQKSLSVPDINAGFSYDQHGGAFHNQVNFTLGIPLPLWNKNKGNIKLAEAQLGAIRASKDYKTLELQQDLKNALSLWNEQKKQYSSMSQSINQNLDTVYNGVLQNFQKRNITLFEFTDFMESYNQSILQINEMRKQFILSSEELNHIVNTIVF, from the coding sequence ATGACACTTAAGGATTGTGATGATGCTTTGCAAAAAAACAATCTAATTTTAATTGCGCAGCAATATGGCATCGATGCTTCAAAAGCTGCAATAATACAAGCCCGAATTTGGGATCAACCCTACGTTTCTGGGGAAATAAACTTGTTAAATCCTGATGCTAATAAAACTTTTGTTATTGGTAAGAATGGTCAAAAAGCAGTCGCTATTCAACAACTTATTTATTTAGGGGGTAAAAAAAGAAATGAAGTTGACTTAGCAAAATCTAATGCTCAACTAGCAGAACTTCAGTTTGAACAACTTTTGAATGATTTGAAGTACAATTTGAGACAAAGTTTTTACTCAATTTATTTTGATCAGAAGAAAATTGAAAGTATAGCATCGCAAACAACTCAAATTGAAACGCTGTTAAAATCGTATGAGATTCAGGCAGAAAAAGGAAACATTCCATTAAAAGATGTTGTTAGACTACAGTCGTTACTACTAAATTTAAAAAACGATAAAATAGCCATTGCAAAAGATATTAGTCAACAAAGACAAAATTTGGCTCTTTTAACAGGAAACTCTGAAATAATTACACCAACGGTGAATGAGTTTGAAGTAATTCAAAAATTTAATGAACCCAAATATGACGAAGAAGGCTTGTTTAAACTTGCCCAAGAAAAAAGTCCAGATTATTTGCTTGCAGTAAAACAAGTTGAGAATCAGGAAACAGCTATAAAACTACAAAAATCATTATCTGTACCTGATATAAATGCTGGATTCTCTTATGATCAGCACGGTGGAGCATTTCACAATCAAGTGAATTTTACATTGGGAATTCCGCTACCACTTTGGAATAAAAATAAAGGGAATATTAAACTTGCCGAAGCTCAACTTGGAGCAATTAGAGCCAGTAAAGATTACAAAACACTTGAATTGCAACAAGATTTAAAAAATGCACTATCACTTTGGAATGAACAAAAAAAGCAATACAGCTCAATGTCACAATCTATTAATCAAAATCTAGATACTGTCTATAATGGTGTGTTGCAAAATTTCCAAAAACGTAATATCACGTTGTTTGAATTTACAGATTTCATGGAGAGTTACAACCAAAGTATTCTTCAAATAAATGAAATGCGCAAACAGTTTATACTTTCAAGCGAAGAACTTAATCATATTGTTAACACTATTGTTTTTTAA
- a CDS encoding MotA/TolQ/ExbB proton channel family protein, with protein MIGFLLQAQNDTIAQAAGAVVENIAPNTEISVLEFIFKGGFFLIPIALLLFYTIYIIIERYIYIKKATKHDPHLLKDIRTHLSSGNIDLAVTAAERDGAASANVIKEGIMTIGRPIAEIESNMEKVANIEIGQMERKLGVLGLIAGIAPTLGFIGTISGVIKIFYSISVTENISIGNISGGLYEKMISSGAGLIVGIVAYSAYHLYNSMIDNYSLNMQRHVLEFVNIIQRPNADKTK; from the coding sequence ATGATTGGATTTTTATTACAGGCTCAAAACGACACAATTGCTCAAGCCGCAGGTGCAGTGGTTGAGAATATTGCTCCTAATACTGAAATATCTGTATTAGAATTTATTTTTAAAGGTGGTTTTTTCCTTATCCCTATTGCTTTACTATTATTTTACACGATTTATATTATAATTGAACGCTATATATACATTAAAAAAGCTACAAAACACGATCCTCATCTATTAAAAGACATTAGAACTCATTTGAGTAGTGGAAATATTGATTTAGCCGTAACAGCTGCAGAAAGAGATGGAGCAGCATCTGCTAATGTGATTAAGGAAGGCATCATGACGATAGGAAGACCAATTGCAGAAATTGAATCAAATATGGAAAAAGTAGCCAATATCGAAATTGGTCAAATGGAAAGAAAACTAGGAGTTTTAGGACTTATTGCCGGTATTGCTCCAACTTTAGGATTCATTGGTACTATTTCAGGAGTTATTAAAATTTTCTACAGCATATCAGTTACTGAAAATATTAGTATTGGTAATATCTCGGGAGGATTATACGAAAAAATGATTAGTAGTGGTGCTGGACTAATTGTGGGTATTGTTGCCTACTCGGCTTACCATTTATACAATAGCATGATTGATAACTACTCATTAAACATGCAACGTCACGTATTAGAATTTGTTAATATAATTCAGAGACCAAATGCCGATAAAACGAAATAA
- a CDS encoding HAMP domain-containing sensor histidine kinase, with protein sequence MTLKRRIAVNVSIAFSILYGVSAVLIYLSYSSFRRQEFMNRLEEKALTTTKLLLEVKEIDNQILKVIDRNTINKLYNEKTLIFNHNFKLIYSSIDDTSVKWNIDLLKKIKKSKRVYSRDGENDIFGIFYDYEKEDYYVLIAAEDKYGNNKLEHLLQILLVVFFAGTTLVWLMTYYFIKKLLRPLDDFQKVITTISINKLNTKLEENSSADEINLLSIAFNQLMSRIETSYIAQKEFTSNASHELRTPVSRLTLQLDNLLNQDNHSEVTFDYLKSMRNDINQISDLINSMLLLAQINSSNFTPKFKKERVDEIIFSSYEKTLKSFTDFNMNFEIISEESSLEVNGIYGLLEIVFCNLFKNAYLYSNDKKINVLIEETKSNELEIRLINSGEKLNSDEENKIFKPFLRGSNNQKIAGSGLGLRIAKRVLDIHKASLSYEYKNNSHLFTIKFPIA encoded by the coding sequence ATGACTTTAAAAAGACGAATAGCTGTTAATGTTAGTATTGCATTTTCAATATTATATGGTGTTTCTGCAGTATTGATATATCTTTCATATTCTTCTTTTCGAAGACAAGAATTTATGAATCGCTTAGAAGAAAAAGCTTTAACTACAACTAAATTACTTCTTGAAGTAAAGGAAATTGATAATCAGATACTAAAAGTAATTGATAGAAATACAATTAATAAACTCTACAACGAAAAAACACTAATTTTTAACCACAATTTCAAGCTTATTTACAGTAGTATTGATGATACTTCTGTGAAATGGAATATCGATTTATTAAAAAAAATAAAAAAAAGTAAAAGAGTTTATTCCAGAGATGGTGAAAACGATATTTTCGGAATTTTCTATGACTACGAAAAAGAAGATTATTATGTTTTAATTGCCGCAGAAGATAAATATGGAAACAACAAACTAGAGCATTTGTTACAAATTTTACTTGTAGTCTTCTTTGCAGGAACAACCTTAGTTTGGTTAATGACCTATTATTTCATTAAAAAATTATTGCGCCCGTTAGACGATTTTCAAAAAGTAATTACAACAATTTCCATCAATAAATTAAATACCAAATTGGAAGAAAACTCTAGTGCTGATGAAATTAATTTGCTTTCTATTGCTTTCAATCAGTTAATGTCACGTATCGAAACTTCTTATATTGCTCAAAAAGAGTTTACATCAAACGCTTCACATGAATTAAGAACTCCTGTTAGTAGGCTTACACTACAACTTGATAATCTTTTAAATCAAGATAATCATTCTGAAGTGACTTTTGATTATTTAAAGAGCATGCGTAATGATATTAATCAGATTTCAGATTTGATTAATTCGATGTTATTATTAGCGCAGATTAACTCAAGTAATTTTACTCCAAAATTTAAAAAAGAACGTGTAGATGAAATTATTTTCAGTTCCTATGAGAAAACTTTAAAATCATTTACTGATTTCAATATGAATTTTGAAATTATAAGTGAAGAGAGTAGTCTAGAAGTTAATGGAATTTATGGATTGCTGGAAATCGTTTTTTGTAATCTTTTCAAAAATGCTTATTTGTATTCTAATGATAAAAAAATAAATGTTTTAATAGAAGAGACTAAAAGTAATGAATTAGAAATTAGACTGATTAACTCAGGAGAAAAATTGAATTCTGATGAAGAAAATAAAATTTTTAAACCTTTTTTAAGAGGAAGCAACAACCAAAAAATTGCTGGCTCTGGTCTTGGTTTGAGGATTGCAAAAAGAGTATTGGATATTCATAAAGCTTCACTTTCGTACGAATATAAAAACAACTCACATTTGTTTACAATCAAGTTTCCTATTGCTTAA
- a CDS encoding ExbD/TolR family protein gives MPIKRNKRFEAEVATSSLSDIMFFLLLFFLIISTLANPNVIKMTLPKSKNNEKTNKQLISLSVTEEKRFYLDKQEVPFEELETQLLAKIGDNKEQAVVVRIPYNLQVQDLVDVLQIGVKNNLKFVIATSAK, from the coding sequence ATGCCGATAAAACGAAATAAACGATTTGAAGCTGAAGTAGCAACAAGCTCACTCAGTGACATCATGTTCTTCTTGCTTTTGTTCTTCTTGATTATCTCGACATTAGCAAATCCGAATGTGATTAAAATGACATTGCCAAAATCTAAAAACAACGAAAAAACAAATAAGCAACTTATTAGCTTATCTGTAACAGAAGAAAAACGTTTTTATTTAGACAAGCAAGAAGTTCCTTTTGAAGAGCTAGAAACACAACTTTTAGCAAAAATTGGAGACAATAAAGAACAAGCAGTTGTTGTGCGCATTCCTTACAACTTGCAAGTTCAAGACTTGGTAGATGTATTACAAATAGGTGTAAAAAACAATTTGAAGTTCGTAATTGCCACGAGTGCCAAATAA
- a CDS encoding response regulator transcription factor: MTKILLLEDDLILSKEISNFLKANDMDCDCVFDGEVFFRQIKSNSYNLYLLDINVPKLNGLDVCNKIRVTDKNTPIIMISAYGDLNDKMDAFQLGGDDYLVKPFHLEELLIRIYSVLRRSSVPQLKENLIIVEDLEISPDTMIVKRAGNTIDLTQKEYQLLLLLAKAKGRVLSKQSISEQIWDVHFDTNLNTIEVYINFLRKKIDRNHEVKLIHTRPGFGYYLKADS, translated from the coding sequence ATGACAAAAATCCTATTGTTGGAAGACGATTTAATCTTGTCTAAAGAAATTAGTAATTTTTTGAAGGCTAATGATATGGATTGTGATTGTGTTTTTGATGGAGAAGTGTTTTTCCGTCAAATAAAATCTAATAGTTACAATCTGTACCTTCTTGATATAAATGTTCCCAAACTCAATGGTCTGGATGTTTGTAATAAAATAAGAGTAACAGATAAAAATACACCAATAATAATGATTAGCGCTTATGGTGATTTAAACGATAAGATGGATGCCTTTCAATTGGGTGGTGATGATTATTTGGTAAAACCCTTCCACTTAGAAGAATTATTGATTCGAATTTATTCGGTATTAAGAAGAAGCTCGGTTCCCCAATTGAAAGAAAACCTCATAATAGTAGAAGATTTAGAAATTTCGCCAGATACAATGATTGTAAAAAGAGCTGGAAATACTATTGATCTAACCCAAAAGGAATATCAGTTACTATTATTACTCGCTAAAGCAAAAGGTAGAGTTCTTTCTAAACAAAGTATCTCTGAGCAAATTTGGGATGTACATTTTGATACCAATCTAAATACGATTGAAGTTTATATCAACTTCTTAAGAAAAAAAATAGACAGGAATCATGAGGTGAAACTCATTCATACACGACCTGGTTTTGGGTATTATTTAAAAGCTGACTCATGA
- a CDS encoding bifunctional folylpolyglutamate synthase/dihydrofolate synthase — MTYQETINWMFAQLPMYQQQGASAYKKDLTNTVLLTNHLGNPENKIKAVHVAGTNGKGSTSSMIASILQEAGLKVGLYTSPHLKDYRERIRINGEMISEDFVVEFITKNKSFFEENSLSFFEMTVGLAFDYFVQENVDIAVIEVGMGGRLDSTNIITPLVSVITNIGFDHTHFLGDTLELIAYEKAGIIKPYIPVVIGEYTEETKKVFMRKAEECNSDIYFASDLISEDYPSGLLGDYQYRNKKTVLQTITILKQQLNISEDDIKKGLLNVVENTGLLGRWQQINENPKVICDTAHNSHGLKIVLNQIQKQKFDTLHFVLGVVNDKDLEDILPLFPKNAKYYFSKPNVPRGLNADLLQEKAKEYGLIGDVYDSVSKAYEEVLKVSASNDFIYIGGSTFVVAEIV, encoded by the coding sequence ATGACTTATCAAGAAACTATAAACTGGATGTTTGCCCAATTGCCAATGTATCAACAGCAAGGAGCATCAGCCTATAAAAAAGATTTAACGAATACAGTATTACTGACGAATCATTTAGGAAATCCGGAAAATAAAATAAAAGCGGTTCATGTTGCAGGAACCAACGGTAAAGGTTCTACATCGTCTATGATTGCTTCAATATTGCAAGAAGCTGGTTTAAAGGTAGGTTTGTATACTTCACCACATTTAAAAGATTACAGAGAACGAATAAGAATTAATGGTGAAATGATTTCTGAGGATTTTGTGGTTGAATTTATAACAAAGAATAAGTCATTTTTTGAAGAAAATAGTCTTAGTTTTTTCGAGATGACTGTAGGACTTGCGTTTGATTACTTCGTTCAGGAAAACGTGGATATTGCAGTGATAGAAGTAGGGATGGGAGGTAGACTAGACTCTACAAATATTATTACACCACTGGTTTCGGTTATTACGAATATTGGATTTGATCATACTCATTTTTTGGGTGATACGTTAGAATTGATTGCTTACGAAAAAGCCGGAATAATAAAACCTTATATTCCAGTTGTTATTGGTGAGTATACCGAAGAAACTAAAAAAGTTTTCATGAGAAAGGCAGAGGAATGTAATTCAGATATTTATTTTGCTTCCGATTTGATTTCAGAAGATTATCCTTCCGGATTGCTTGGAGACTATCAGTATCGCAATAAAAAGACTGTTCTTCAAACTATAACTATTTTGAAACAGCAATTGAATATTTCTGAAGATGATATTAAGAAAGGGCTTTTAAATGTTGTCGAAAATACAGGTTTGCTTGGTCGTTGGCAACAAATAAATGAAAACCCTAAAGTGATTTGTGACACGGCTCACAATAGTCACGGCTTAAAAATAGTCTTAAATCAGATTCAGAAGCAAAAATTCGATACGCTTCATTTTGTTTTAGGGGTTGTAAATGATAAAGATTTGGAAGATATCTTGCCTCTTTTTCCAAAAAACGCAAAATATTATTTTTCTAAGCCAAATGTGCCAAGAGGATTAAATGCAGACCTTCTTCAAGAAAAAGCAAAAGAGTATGGGTTAATTGGGGATGTATATGATTCGGTGTCAAAAGCTTATGAGGAAGTGTTGAAAGTTTCAGCTTCGAATGATTTTATTTACATAGGCGGAAGTACCTTCGTTGTTGCAGAAATTGTGTAA
- a CDS encoding Glu/Leu/Phe/Val dehydrogenase dimerization domain-containing protein has translation MKELLKKFENKEPEVVFNWKDPETDAEGWTVINSLRGGAAGGGTRMRKGLDMNEVLSLAKTMEVKFSVSGPAIGGAKSGINFDPNDPRKKEVLQRWYKAVSPLLKSYYGTGGDLNVDEIHEVIPMTEDCGVWHPQEGVFNGHFKPTEADKINRIGQLRQGVVKVIENTTFSPDIQRKYTVADMITGYGVAQAVRHYYDIYGGSIVGKKAIVQGFGNVGSAAAFYLAEMGAKVVGIIDRDGGLINENGFSFEEITQLFLNKDGNKLVADNMISFEEINQKIWTIGAEIFTPCAASRLVTKEQVENMISAGLEVISCGANVPFADKEIFFGPIMEETDSKVSLIPDFISNCGMARVFAYFMEKKVAMTDEAIFNDTSEVIKKAIQKTFDAGSDKKNISARAFEIALKQLV, from the coding sequence ATGAAAGAACTATTAAAAAAATTCGAAAATAAAGAACCTGAAGTAGTATTTAATTGGAAAGATCCTGAAACAGATGCTGAAGGATGGACAGTTATAAACTCGCTAAGAGGAGGTGCTGCTGGAGGTGGAACTCGTATGCGAAAAGGGTTAGATATGAATGAAGTTCTTTCGTTAGCAAAAACAATGGAAGTTAAATTCTCTGTTTCTGGACCAGCAATTGGTGGTGCAAAATCAGGAATTAACTTTGATCCTAACGACCCTCGTAAGAAAGAAGTTTTGCAACGTTGGTATAAAGCCGTGTCTCCATTATTAAAAAGCTATTATGGTACTGGAGGTGATTTAAATGTTGACGAAATTCACGAAGTGATCCCAATGACTGAAGATTGTGGCGTTTGGCATCCGCAAGAAGGTGTTTTTAACGGACATTTTAAGCCAACTGAGGCAGATAAAATTAATCGCATAGGACAATTACGTCAAGGTGTGGTTAAGGTAATTGAAAACACAACCTTCTCACCTGATATCCAAAGAAAATATACTGTTGCCGATATGATTACAGGCTATGGTGTAGCGCAAGCTGTACGCCATTATTATGATATTTATGGTGGAAGTATTGTTGGTAAAAAAGCAATTGTTCAAGGATTTGGAAATGTAGGTTCAGCAGCAGCTTTCTATTTAGCAGAAATGGGTGCTAAAGTTGTAGGTATTATTGATAGAGACGGAGGTTTAATTAATGAAAATGGTTTTTCATTTGAAGAAATTACTCAATTATTCCTTAATAAAGACGGAAACAAATTAGTAGCTGATAACATGATTTCTTTTGAAGAAATTAATCAAAAAATTTGGACTATTGGTGCCGAAATTTTCACGCCATGTGCCGCTTCAAGATTAGTTACAAAAGAGCAAGTTGAAAATATGATTTCAGCTGGTTTAGAAGTTATTTCTTGTGGTGCTAATGTTCCGTTTGCAGATAAAGAAATTTTCTTTGGTCCTATCATGGAAGAAACAGATAGTAAAGTGAGTTTAATTCCTGATTTTATTTCTAACTGTGGTATGGCTCGTGTATTTGCTTACTTCATGGAGAAAAAAGTTGCTATGACAGATGAGGCGATCTTTAACGATACTTCAGAAGTAATTAAAAAAGCAATCCAAAAAACATTTGACGCAGGTTCAGATAAAAAGAATATAAGTGCAAGAGCTTTTGAAATTGCCCTTAAACAACTTGTTTAA
- a CDS encoding anhydro-N-acetylmuramic acid kinase: MQNESYNVVGVMSGTSLDGVDLAHINFTIKEGKWTFEIHESETVAYSEEWISKLKIAVDFSETELTELNEEYTSLLSKIISNFISKNKIENLDAVCSHGHTILHQPQKGITLQIGNLPKIANLIHQNVVCDFRVQDVKMGGQGAPLVPIGDRILFSNFDYCLNLGGFSNVSFEENNNRIAFDISPVNTVLNFYAEKLGFKYDDGGKIAKSGFVKNELFTDLNNFGYYKKKYPKSLGFEFVKTEMLPLIETYSISEKDKLRTFVEHVAFQISLALPKKQGALLVTGGGAYNDFLLERMKFYLPEIIIKIPDTKTIEFKEALIFALLGVLKIRNEVNVLASVTGAIKDHSSGNIYRI, encoded by the coding sequence ATGCAAAATGAAAGCTATAACGTTGTAGGTGTTATGTCAGGAACCTCGCTTGACGGAGTTGATTTAGCACATATAAATTTCACAATTAAAGAAGGTAAATGGACTTTTGAAATTCATGAAAGTGAAACAGTTGCTTACTCAGAAGAATGGATAAGTAAATTAAAAATAGCTGTTGATTTTTCTGAAACAGAATTAACAGAGCTAAATGAAGAATATACAAGTTTATTATCTAAAATCATTTCAAATTTTATTAGTAAAAATAAAATAGAAAATTTAGATGCCGTTTGTTCACATGGTCATACTATACTACATCAACCCCAAAAGGGAATAACGCTTCAAATAGGTAATTTGCCTAAAATAGCTAATTTGATTCATCAAAATGTAGTCTGTGATTTTAGGGTTCAAGATGTTAAAATGGGAGGGCAAGGTGCACCTTTGGTTCCTATTGGAGATAGGATTTTATTTTCAAATTTTGATTACTGTTTAAATCTGGGTGGATTTTCAAATGTCTCTTTTGAGGAAAATAATAATCGAATTGCATTTGATATTTCACCCGTAAATACTGTCCTTAATTTTTATGCCGAAAAATTAGGGTTTAAGTATGATGATGGTGGGAAAATTGCGAAAAGTGGATTTGTTAAAAATGAATTGTTTACAGACTTAAATAATTTTGGCTACTATAAAAAGAAGTACCCTAAATCATTAGGTTTTGAATTTGTTAAAACAGAAATGTTACCTTTGATAGAAACCTATTCAATATCTGAAAAAGATAAATTGCGAACTTTTGTTGAACATGTTGCATTTCAAATTTCTTTGGCTTTGCCTAAAAAACAAGGAGCCTTACTAGTGACAGGTGGGGGTGCCTATAATGATTTTCTTTTGGAAAGAATGAAGTTTTATCTTCCAGAAATAATAATTAAAATACCTGATACAAAGACCATTGAATTTAAAGAAGCTTTGATTTTTGCTTTGCTAGGGGTTTTAAAAATTAGAAACGAAGTTAATGTTTTAGCGAGTGTAACAGGTGCAATCAAGGACCATAGTTCAGGGAATATTTACAGAATATAA